A single genomic interval of Roseofilum casamattae BLCC-M143 harbors:
- the psaC gene encoding photosystem I iron-sulfur center protein PsaC, whose product MSHSVKIYDTCIGCTQCVRACPLDVLEMVPWDGCKAGQIAASPRTEDCIGCKRCETACPTDFLSIRVYLGAETTRSMGLAY is encoded by the coding sequence ATGTCTCATTCAGTAAAAATTTACGATACCTGCATTGGTTGCACCCAGTGCGTTCGTGCTTGCCCCCTAGATGTCCTGGAAATGGTACCTTGGGATGGCTGTAAAGCCGGACAAATTGCGGCTTCTCCTCGCACTGAAGACTGCATTGGCTGCAAGCGTTGCGAAACGGCGTGCCCCACTGATTTCTTAAGTATCCGGGTTTACCTCGGCGCTGAAACCACTCGGAGCATGGGTCTGGCTTACTAA
- the glmU gene encoding bifunctional UDP-N-acetylglucosamine diphosphorylase/glucosamine-1-phosphate N-acetyltransferase GlmU encodes MVAVAILAAGRGTRMKSELPKVLHPLGGRSLVQRAIDSCQLISPVRQFVIVGYRADLVEASLEGVDGLEFVIQAEQLGTGHAVQQVLPHLEGFAGDFLVLNGDVPLLRPETIESLLKVHQTHQNGATILTAQHPNPKGYGRVFCDSDNILQQIVEDRDCTDAQRQNRRINAGVYCFNWSQLAQVLPQLKSENDQKEYYLTDAVNYLEKVMAVDVDDYEEILGINDRKQLATAYQILQGRVKEHWMKAGVTLVDPDSITIDDTVEIGRDVTIEPQTHLRGESAIASGCRIGPGSLIENSQIGEGVNVFYSVISNSTVAAGTRVGPYAHLRGRAEIGEGCRIGNFVEIKKSQIGNKTNVAHLSYIGDAELGEKVNVGAGTITANYDGYQKHKTVIGDRTKTGSNSVLVAPITVGEDVTIGAGSVVTKDVPNDALVVARAPQKVRPGWRPKTAPKEGST; translated from the coding sequence ATGGTAGCAGTAGCAATCTTAGCCGCAGGACGGGGAACTCGGATGAAGTCGGAGTTACCGAAAGTCTTACACCCGTTGGGAGGCCGCTCTCTCGTCCAACGGGCAATCGATAGTTGCCAACTCATTTCTCCAGTCCGTCAATTCGTTATTGTTGGATATCGAGCCGATTTAGTAGAAGCCTCTCTCGAGGGGGTGGATGGATTAGAATTTGTTATCCAAGCCGAGCAATTAGGAACCGGCCATGCGGTGCAGCAAGTGTTGCCCCATCTGGAAGGGTTTGCTGGCGATTTTTTAGTGTTGAATGGGGATGTGCCGCTGTTGCGCCCGGAAACTATTGAGAGTTTACTGAAGGTGCATCAAACCCATCAGAATGGTGCGACGATCCTAACCGCTCAACATCCGAATCCAAAAGGTTACGGGCGGGTATTCTGCGATAGCGATAATATTTTGCAACAGATTGTGGAAGACCGGGATTGTACGGATGCCCAACGGCAAAATCGCCGGATTAATGCTGGAGTGTATTGTTTTAATTGGAGCCAACTGGCGCAAGTCTTGCCGCAGTTGAAGTCGGAAAACGACCAGAAGGAATATTATTTAACTGATGCGGTGAATTATTTAGAGAAGGTGATGGCTGTTGATGTTGATGACTATGAGGAGATTTTAGGCATTAACGATCGCAAGCAGTTGGCGACAGCCTATCAGATTCTGCAAGGCCGGGTGAAAGAACATTGGATGAAAGCTGGGGTAACGTTGGTCGATCCGGATAGTATTACCATTGACGATACGGTGGAGATTGGCCGAGATGTTACTATTGAACCGCAAACTCATCTGCGTGGCGAGAGCGCGATCGCATCGGGATGTCGCATCGGTCCGGGTAGCTTAATCGAGAATAGTCAAATTGGCGAAGGTGTTAATGTATTCTATTCCGTAATTAGCAATAGTACGGTGGCTGCTGGAACTCGCGTCGGTCCCTACGCTCATTTGCGCGGCCGTGCCGAAATTGGCGAAGGCTGTCGGATTGGGAATTTTGTCGAAATTAAGAAATCTCAAATTGGTAATAAGACCAATGTGGCTCATTTATCTTACATTGGCGATGCGGAACTGGGAGAGAAGGTTAATGTGGGAGCGGGGACGATTACGGCCAATTATGATGGCTATCAGAAGCATAAGACAGTCATTGGCGATCGCACCAAAACTGGCTCGAATAGCGTCTTAGTTGCTCCGATTACCGTCGGCGAAGATGTCACTATCGGTGCGGGGTCTGTGGTGACTAAAGACGTGCCTAATGATGCGTTGGTGGTGGCTCGCGCGCCGCAAAAAGTTCGTCCCGGATGGCGACCGAAAACTGCTCCGAAAGAGGGTTCGACATAA